Proteins from one Setaria italica strain Yugu1 chromosome V, Setaria_italica_v2.0, whole genome shotgun sequence genomic window:
- the LOC101779488 gene encoding bidirectional sugar transporter SWEET17: MDSILFIIGIIGNVISVLLFISPIKTFWRIVRSGSTEEFEAAPYVFTLLNALLWLYYGLTKPDGLLIATVNGFGAVMEAIYVVLFIVYAADHATRIKAAKLAAALDIGGFGVVFAATTFAISELDLRIMVIGMICACLNVLMYGSPLAAMKTVITTKSVEFMPFFLSFFLFLNGGIWATYAVLDRDIFLGIPNGIGFILGSIQLIIYVIYMNSKVSHSSNETGEDGWQASDPLLASNA, encoded by the exons ATGGactccatcctcttcatcatcggCATCATAG GCAACGTCATCTCAGTTCTACTCTTCATATCTCCCAT CAAGACGTTCTGGAGGATCGTGAGGAGCGGGTCGACGGAGGAGTTCGAGGCGGCGCCGTACGTGTTCACGCTGCTCAACGCGCTGCTGTGGCTCTACTACGGCCTCACCAAGCCCGATGGCCTCCTCATCGCCACCGTCAATGGCTTCGGGGCAGTCATGGAGGCCATCTACGTCGTCCTCTTCATCGTCTACGCCGCCGATCATGCCACAAGG ATTAAGGCCGCAAAGCTGGCAGCAGCGTTGGACATTGGTGGCTTTGGAGTCGTGTTCGCGGCCACCACATTCGCCATCAGTGAATTAGACTTGAGAATCATGGTGATTGGAATGATATGCGCCTGCCTCAATGTGCTCATGTACGGGTCTCCCCTCGCTGCCATG AAAACGGTGATCACCACCAAGAGCGTGGAGTTCAtgcccttcttcctctccttcttcctcttcctcaacgGAGGCATCTGGGCAACGTACGCTGTGCTTGATCGAGACATCTTCCTCGGG ATCCCCAATGGGATAGGCTTCATCCTGGGCAGCATCCAGCTGATCATCTATGTGATCTACATGAACAGCAAGGTCTCCCATAGCAGCAATGAAACAGGGGAAGATGGATGGCAAGCTTCGGATCCTCTTCTGGCCTCCAACGCTTGA
- the LOC101779880 gene encoding malignant T-cell-amplified sequence 1 homolog has product MFKKFSSEDISGQNQVKASVQRRIRQSIADEYPSLEPLLDDLLPKKSPMIVVKCQNHLNLVVVNNVPLFFNIRDGPYMPTLRLLHQYPEIMKKFQVDRGAIKFVLSGANIMCPGLTSPGGVLDDEVEEETPVAIMAEGKQHALAIGFTKMSAKDIRTINKGIGVDNMHYLNDGLWKMEKLE; this is encoded by the exons ATGTTCAAGAA GTTTTCTTCAGAAGATATATCCGGACAGAATCAAGTTAAAGCCTCTGTACAGCGAAGGATTCGGCAAAGTATCGCTGATGAG TACCCTAGCCTTGAACCTTTGCTAGATGACTTGCTCCCAAAGAAGTCACCTATGATTGTTGTTAAATG CCAAAACCATCTGAATCTTGTGGTGGTGAATAATGTCCCGCTATTTTTCAACATCCGTGATGGTCCTTACATGCCAACGCTGCGTCTTCTTCACCAAT ATCCTGAAATCATGAAAAAGTTCCAAGTGGACAGAGGTGCTATCAAATTTGTGCTCTCTGGTGCAAACATAATGTGTCCTGGATTGACGTCACCTGGCGGTGTCTTGGATGATGAAGTCGAGGAGGAAACACCAGTG GCTATAATGGCTGAAGGCAAACAACACGCACTGGCAATTGGATTTACAAAGATGTCAGCGAAGGACAT AAGGACCATCAACAAAGGGATTGGAGTTGATAATATGCACTATCTAAATGATGGCCTATGGAAG ATGGAAAAGCTCGAATAA
- the LOC101778671 gene encoding protein SENESCENCE-ASSOCIATED GENE 21, mitochondrial, with translation MERVASGCVSLLAQRRAYSVAAAMAKGAGRRADEKAAAAKRVMGKKEVNTAAAVAEEKTAWVPDPATGYYRPAGGAKEVDAAELRAKLLTQAAN, from the exons ATGGAGAGAGTTGCATCAGGCTGCGTGAGCCTTCTAGCACAAAG GAGGGCCTACTCTGtggccgcggccatggcgaaGGGAGCCGGGCGGAGGGCCgacgagaaggcggcggcggccaagcgCGTGATGGGCAAGAAGGAAGTGAACACCGCGGCCGCAGTGGCGGAGGAGAAGACGGCGTGGGTGCCGGACCCGGCGACCGGGTACTATCGCCCGGCCGGTGGCGCCAAGGAGGTGGATGCGGCGGAGCTCCGCGCCAAGCTGCTGACGCAGGCCGCAAACTGA
- the LOC101779083 gene encoding late embryogenesis abundant protein Lea5-D, which yields MERIASSFAAGLLFSQRRGYSVAAAVVKGPGRKAVEKVAKRVMGKKEVNTTAASPENTPWVPDPVTGYYRPAGGTMEVDAAELRAMLLPQRVAIAS from the exons ATGGAGAGAATAGCGTCAagcttcgccgccggcctcctttTTTCGCAAAG GAGGGGGTACTCCGTGGCCGCGGCCGTGGTGAAGGGGCCCGGGCGTAAGGCCGTGGAGAAGGTGGCGAAGCGCGTCATGGGCAAGAAGGAGGTGAACACGACGGCTGCCTCGCCGGAGAACACCCCGTGGGTGCCGGACCCCGTCACCGGTTACTACCGCCCGGCGGGCGGCACCATGGAGGTGGACGCCGCGGAGCTGCGTGCCATGCTGCTCCCGCAGAGGGTCGCCATCGCCAGCTGA
- the LOC101777726 gene encoding protein DETOXIFICATION 45, chloroplastic, translating to MLHHHSALVSAHPAICSPTRLACSSICYKANNRTTASPSTNRAKLLLLRRWPSTRRGHTTPLASGQSPPGYSTDDFGQSLKPKDNVSFAAAKEAVIGISSGLNSVGARSELILLALPAVLGQAIDPMAQLMETAYIGRLGALELASAGIGVSIFNIVSKIFNIPLLSIATSFVAEDISKSAIKHPSSGKLELTSVSSALILAAGIGIIEALALFLGSGLFLKLMGVSPASPMYKPAKVFLSMRALGAPANVLMLAVQGVFRGFKDTKTPVFYIGLGNLSAVILLPLLIYGFQLGITGAAISTVASQYIITILLLRSLSKRAVLLPPRIDQLEFGVYLKSGGMLLGRTLSILLTMTIGTSMAARQGPTAMAAHQICLQVWLAVSLLADALAVSAQAMIASSYALVDYKRVQKIAMFALQVGMVSGLALAVGLYASFGNIARLFTSDPEVLMVVKSCALFVCASQPINALAFIFDGLHYGVSDFNYVGQASIVVGVMSSLILLWAPSLFGLAGVWVGLTTLMGLRMAAGILRLLWKWGPWSFLHEAP from the exons ATGCTGCACCACCATAGTGCGCTTGTCTCTGCGCACCCTGCAATTTGTTCACCCACTAGGCTTGCTTGTTCTTCCATATGTTACAAAGCAAACAACAGAACCACCGCTTCGCCATCAACCAACCGTGCAAAGCTGCTCCTTCTGCGAAGGTGGCCTTCTACAAGGCGGGGGCACACCACCCCTCTTGCCAGTGGCCAGTCACCACCGGGGTACAGTACTGATGATTTTGGTCAAAGCCTTAAACCAAAAGACAACGTCTCTTTCGCTGCTGCAAAGGAGGCTGTCAT AGGAATAAGCAGTGGCCTGAATTCTGTGGGTGCCAGAAGTGAGCTAATTCTTCTAGCTCTACCGGCAGTATTAGGTCAAGCTATTGATCCAATGGCGCAACTTATGGAGACTGCATACATTGGTAGATTAG GTGCATTGGAATTGGCATCGGCTGGTATTGGTGTATCGATTTTTAATATTGTGTCAAAGATCTTCAACATACCATTGTTGAGCATTGCAACTTCATTTGTGGCAGAGGATATTTCTAAGAGTGCTATCAAGCATCCTAGCTCAG GAAAATTGGAGCTTACATCTGTATCATCTGCCTTGATATTAGCTGCTGGAATTGGTATAATTGAAGCATTAGCATTGTTCCTAGGATCAGGATTGTTTCTTAAACTAATGGGCGTGTCACCT GCCTCTCCGATGTATAAGCCTGCAAAAGTCTTTCTTTCAATGAGAGCTCTGGGAGCCCCTGCAAATGTGCTTATGTTGGCAGTCCAAGGTGTCTTTCGGGGATTCAAGGATACCAAGACTCCGGTGTTTTATATAG GATTGGGTAATCTCTCTGCTGTAATCCTTCTTCCTCTACTTATATATGGCTTTCAGCTTGGCATAACTGGAGCCGCAATTTCTACTGTTGCATCCCA GTACATTATTACAATTCTTCTTCTTCGGTCTCTTAGTAAAAGAGCTGTGCTACTTCCTCCGAGAATTGACCAGTTAGAGTTTGGTGTATATCTAAAATCTG GTGGTATGCTGTTGGGGAGAACTCTCTCAATTCTATTAACCATGACAATTGGTACATCAATGGCTGCTCGACAGGGCCCAACAGCTATGGCTGCTCATCAGATTTGTTTGCAAGTATGGCTTGCTGTGTCTTTGCTTGCAGATGCTTTAGCTGTTTCTGCCCAG GCAATGATTGCAAGCTCTTATGCATTAGTGGACTACAAAAGAGTTCAAAAGATAGCAATGTTTGCGTTGCAG GTAGGAATGGTTAGTGGATTAGCCTTGGCTGTTGGTTTGTATGCCTCATTTGGCAACATAGCTAGACTATTCACCAGTGACCCGGAGGTCCTAATGGTTGTCAAATCATGTGCATTG TTTGTCTGTGCCAGTCAACCAATTAATGCCCTGGCATTCATCTTTGATGGTCTACACTACGGCGTATCAGATTTTAACTATGTTGGTCAAGCTAGT ATTGTGGTTGGAGTCATGTCATCACTGATCCTGTTATGGGCTCCATCTCTATTTGGCCTGGCTGGAGTCTGGGTTGGGTTGACTACACTCATGGGGTTGCGCATGGCTGCAGGCATCTTGAG GTTGCTATGGAAATGGGGGCCTTGGTCATTTTTGCATGAGGCGCCATAA
- the LOC101771772 gene encoding uncharacterized protein LOC101771772: protein MLPDPPPLRSCFVVGSCHGLLTIADEQSKLHLVNPLSRAQIALPPPLTIKNVRGCYTTDEVLDSYHLLKLDLVNHECDAQAEPDDLTLEQGCFYFYLRVAIYNDFFYNDSNGLFYVVRGNGEVHTIDLNGPSPVVKIILRPMAPCIDNNKYIAQAPWGGMLQVWRYDDIVEEGEGRAVQLEVYMVDLAEQKLVEIKNLQEHVLFIGFNTPFFLLAEDYNMLTPDCIYLTNDYMDYIYSKKFGPRQVLVFNMKDGSLTDLFPDSDSDFWLSWPLPIWITPYYSQDNKG, encoded by the exons ATGCTACCTGATCCTCCACCTCTACGCAGCTGCTTTGTTGTTGGTTCCTGCCATGGCTTGCTCACCATTGCCGACGAGCAGTCCAAGCTCCACCTCGTCAACCCCCTCTCCCGTGCCCAGATtgcgctcccgccgccgttAACCATCAAGAACGTGCGGGGTTGCTACACAACAGATGAGGTTCTTGATAGTTACCATCTTCTTAAACTGGATCTGGTAAACCATGAATGCGACGCGCAAGCTGAGCCGGATGATCTCACTCTGGAGCAAGGCTGTTTCTACTTCTACCTGAGGGTCGCCAT CTACAATGATTTCTTCTACAATGACTCTAATGGCTTGTTCTATGTTGTACGAGGCAACGGCGAGGTGCACACCATTGACCTCAACGGACCCTCTCCTGTGGTGAAGATCATACTAAGGCCCATGGCGCCATGTATAGACAACAACAAATACATTGCTCAAGCTCCATGGGGTGGCATGCTTCAGGTCTGGAGGTATGATGACATCGTCGAGGAAGGTGAGGGTAGGGCTGTCCAACTTGAGGTGTACATGGTGGATCTGGCTGAGCAAAAGCTTGTTGAGATAAAGAACTTGCAGGAGCATGTGCTCTTCATTGGCTTTAACACCCCATTCTTCCTTCTGGCTGAGGACTACAATATGTTGACCCCGGATTGCATCTACCTGACCAATGATTACATGGACTACATTTATTCTAAAAAATTTGGTCCACGCCAGGTACTTGTCTTCAATATGAAGGATGGGAGCTTGACTGATCTATTTCCTGATAGTGATAGTGATTTCTGGCTCAGTTGGCCTCTTCCAATTTGGATTACACCGTACTATTCTCAAGATAATAAAGGTTAA